The genomic window ACTGCTTTTTAGCACTCGGGCGGTGGCCACTAGTTCGACGAATTCTTGTCTCAGCCCCCAAGGGTCGTCGCCGAGCGCCGATTCGGCGACTTCTTGCACCGAATCGAGCGTCCAGTTTCCTGCGTGTGGACTATCTCGCAGCAACATTCCAAACCCGGCTACGGCCGAGGCGAACTGGAACTCGCGATCCGCTTGGGCAAACGTTTGCTGGCTGTCTCGCACCGCCCACTGCTGCAACACACTGTCCTGCTCGCCGGGCCGTTTGTAACGCAGCTTTACGGTTAACAACTCACCGGATTCCGCCGCGCTCGAAGGCTCGCCCGGCGTTTGATACTTCAGCTCGTCGGTGCTCGCCAAGGCATCGACCGTCGAGGCTCCTCGCGGCACGATTTCATACAGCGCCGTAACGCTGTGACCGGCACCGATTTCCCCCGCGTCTTTTTTGTCGTCGTTAAAATCCTGGCTTTGCAAGATCCGATTTTCGTAGCCAATCAATCGATACGCGGCGACTTCCTGGGGGTTAAATTCCACTTGAATCTTGACGTCTTTGGCGATCGTCACCAGGGTGCCGGACAGTTGCTGCACGAGCACTTTGCGAGCTTCGTTATAGGTGTCGATGAACGCATAGTTACCGTTGCCGCGTCCGCTGATCTGTTCCAGCATAGCGTCATTAAAGTTGCCCATGCCCAACCCCAGTACGGTCAATTCGATGCCGCCCTTGGATTCGCGTTCCACCAAATCCAACATTTGATCGGTACCGGTGCGGCCTACGTTGAAGTCGCCATCGGTACATAACAGGATCCGATTGGTGCCGCTTTCCACAAAGTGTTCGCGGGCGATCGCGTACGCCAATTCCAGACCTTCGCCGCCGTTGGTACTGCCGCCCGCCTTCAGTCGATTCAGCGAGGTCAGGATCGTGTCGGCTTCGCTGGCCGGCGTACTGTCCAGCACCAAACCTGCCGAACCGGCGTACGCCACCACAGCCACTCGATCGCGCTGGTTCAATTGTTTCAGCAACAGTGCCAGCGCCCGTTGCAGCAGCGGCAAGCGATTGGGACGGTTCATCGAGCCGGAGGAATCGATCAGAAACACCAAGTTGCTGGGCGGCCGGGCGTCGGTTTGCATGGTCCGGCCCTTGATCGCAATCCGCGTCAGACGATGCTCGGTATTCCACGGGCATTGGCTGACCGCTACGTGCGTCGCAAAGGGTTCGCTCTGGTCCTCCGACGGGCCGGCGTAGTCATAGTCGAAGTAGTTGACCAGTTCTTCGATCCGCACCGCATCGGCCCTCGGCAGGCGGTGATTGTTCAACAGGAACTGCCGGATTTTACTGTACGACGCGGTGTCGACGTCGATGGAAAAAGTGCTCAGCGGATGCTCGCCTACGCGGAGAAAGGCGTTCTCGACGATTTCGTCAAAGCGGTCGCCGCCCTGTCCCGGACCGGTCCCCAGATCACTGTCGACCGCAGCCATGCCCGACTCGGATTCGGCGTCGACCGCCAACATCGGACGAGCGCTCGGCTCGGAGGCCATCGCTGGCAGCTCTGCGCTCGGTGGCAGCGCCGCGGACTCCAGCGAAGTAGCAGTGGGCATGGCGTCTCGCGGTGCCTGAGCGTTTCCGGGGGCTGCTTGACGACCGCACCCAGAGAACGCTAGCAAAGAACAAGCCATTAACGACAGCAGTTTTGGGGAACGCAACATGATGGATCTCGGGTGCGGGGAAAGCGGGACGCCAGATGGTGGAGCTTTCTAGAGAAGACGAGTCTGGCGGGGCGGCGGATTTCCATTTTTCGCAAACTTGTTGGCAACCATCCATTTTCAACCGTCGACGACCTGTGCGGCGAGTGATAACCTGGAGTGGATACGACACATACACAGGGATGGTCCAGCATGGACGCGATGTGGAATACTGAACAACCCCGGGACGGGTTTGGGCCTGACCCTTTCAACCCCTACCCTTTCGCGCGGCCCGTGACGTACGTGGGCGGGCGTTCCAAGAAACAGCTGCGGGCGGAGATTCAGTCGACCTGCCCCAAACTGCCCGGCGTGTACGGGATGTGGGACCGCAAAGGTCAGCTGATCTATGTGGGCAAGAGCAAAGCCTTGCGTTCGCGGTTGCTGAGTTATTTCAGTGCGGCCAACGCGGAGGAAAAAGCCGGCCGCATCATTGCCGCTGCGAGGGTCATCCAATGGGAAACGCAGCCCAGTGAGTTCGCGGCGTTGTTGCGTGAGCAGCATTTGATCCGCACCTTGACGCCGCGTTGGAACGTCCAGGAGATCCCCAAACGCCAACGTCCGGTTTACCTTTGCCTGGGACGACCGCCGGCTCCGTATTTTTTCCTGGCCCGGGTTCCGCCCAAAGATTCGGTCGCTTGCGAAGGCCCCTTCCATGGCGCCGGTCGGATGAGCCGAGCGGTCGACGCGCTCAACAAACACTTTCGACTTCGCGACTGCAGCAGCCAGCAGACGATGCATTTTTCCGAACAGCTGTCGTTGTTTCAATTGGAGCATCGTCCGGGCTGCTTGCGGTTGGAGATCAATACCTGTTTGGGGCCCTGTGCGGCGGGCTGTTCGCGGGGCGAATATGATCGGCAAGTCGCGGCGGCGAAAAGTTTCCTGGAAGGCTTAAATGCCGAGATCTTGGTCCAACTGCAGGACTCCATGCAAACCGCGGCCGAGCGACGGCAGTTTGAACTGGCCGCCCACGCTCGCGACAGCCTGCAAGTCTTGGAGTATCTGCATCGCAAACTGCTGTACCTGGCCGAAGTGCGACGGACGTATTCGTTTGTGTACAGCGTGCCGGGTTACGACGGCAGCGGAATCTGGTACCTGATCCGCAATGGCGAGATCGCCGACCGTCTGGTGGCGCCCCAGTGCACAAAAACGTTCGCCGACGCGCGTCCCGAACTGCGACGTTGGGCGGCGGAATTGGAAGGGTCCGACACCGCAACCACCGGCCAAGCGTCCAACGGTTTGTACCCCCACACGCTGTCCTTGGTGGCCAGGTGGTTCCGCAAGAACAAAGACGAACATCAGCAGACGTTCCTGCCCTCGCAGGCGGGCCACAAGTACCGCAGCGCCAAGGCCAATCCGCGTCGTTACACGGTTGTCGGATAGGCAACAGCGGATCGAGCTCAACTGAGCTATAATCGTTTGGGCTCGCAACGCATGCGGGTGCTTTCTACTTGTCTTCTGTACCTGCGGCGATCGGCGAATCGGCATCATGCAACTGCACTGCCTTGGCACTTCGGGTTATCACCCTAACGAACAGCGGCACACCACTTGTTACGCCGTCCCCGCAGCGGGTTTGGTGCTCGACGCGGGCACCGGCATGTTTCGCCTGGCTCCGCTGCTGCAGACCGATCGCCTGGACATCCTGCTCAGTCATGCTCACCTGGACCACGTGGTCGGGCTGACATTTTTGCTCAGCGTCTTGCATCAGCGACCGGTAGAAACCGTGCGGGTTTGGGGCCAGCGCAGCAAGTTGCAGGCGATTCGCGAGCACTTGTTTCATGAAAGTCTGTTTCCGGTGCAGTTGGACGTGGAATGGATCGCCTTGGAAGACCGCGTGCCAGAGTTGTTGGGCAATGGCCGAGTGCGTTGGTTTCCGCTGCAACATCCTGGCGGTTCGGTAGGCTATCGGATCGATTGGCCGGACCATTCGCTGGCCTACGTGTCGGATACCACGGGAGACCCGATCGCTGACTACGTGTCGGTGATCCGCGGCGTGGATTTACTGCTGCACGAATGTAATTTCCGCGACAAGCAGGTGGCTTGGGCGGAGAAGACCGGACATTCCTGGACCAATCGGGTGGCCAGTGTGGCTCAGGTAGCCGCCGTCGGCCAACTGGCCCTGGTGCACCTAAATCCTTTGGAAACCGGTGAAGATCCGGTAGGCCTGGATTCGGCTCGAGCGGTGTTTCCCAACACGGTAGTGGCCGCCGACAAGCTGGTGCTGGACTTTTAATCTCAGCTAGCAGGCTGCGACGGCGGACCATTTTCGGTTACACTTCTTAGCGTTTTCCGCGTTGCTCGCTCGGCGGGCCCTGTTGGCGGTGTCCGCTGCAGGGCGGTTGTTTGTTTGGTATAGGAATGTTGACAGTTCGATGCGTGTGCTGCTGAATGAAACGCAATTGTTGGATGGAGTCCGGCAACTGGCGGCCAAAATTGACGAACACTATCAGGGGCGTCCGCTGACGGTCGTCGCCGTGATGACCGGGTCGGTGGTGCTGTTTGCCGACCTGATCCGCATGCTGTCGATGCCGTTGCGGGTGGGAGTGATTCAAGCCAGCAGCTACCGCGGCGGTGTGAAAGCGGGCGAACTGGCGGTGGATACAGACATGTTGTTGGACCTGCAGGGCCGCGACGTGTTGTTGGTCGACGACATCTTCGACACCGGGCGAACGCTCGAGCGATTAACGAAAATCGTCCAAGATCGCGGCGCCCAGTCGGTTCAAAGCGCGATGCTGTTGCGAAAGCAGCGGACCCATGACGTGCCGATCCGTCCCGATTTTGTCGCCTTTGAAATTCCCGACGAGTTTGTTGTTGGCTACGGCTTGGACTATCGCGACATGTATCGCAACCTTCCGTATCTGGCGATTCTGGACGAAGACGAGATTGCTCGCACCAGCGAAACCCACGCCGCAGCGAAGCCGATTGATCCCCAGGCCGTGGCATCCGGAAACGGGTAAAGACTGAAAAACATTGCCCATGGGTGGATTGCGGACATTGATGGTGACGCGTCGCTACTGGCCTCAGATGGGCGACGATGCGGCCTGTCGGCTGGCGACATTGGCCGCGGGACTTCGGCGCCGCGGGGCCCGACCTCACATCGTGGCCGCCCGCTATGCGGCCTCCTGGCCCAAAGACCTCTCGGTCCGCGAGACGCCCGTGCATCGTCCCGCACCGGCACCACGCAGCGAGTGGTCCATGCCCCGCTACACCCGCGCCCTGACCAACTGGTTGCGTGAACAAGCCCCCGCGTTTGATTTGTTATACGCCGACGCGATGCGTGAAGAGGGCGCGATGGTCGTCGAAGTGGCGCGGCGAGCCGGCGTCCCTTCGGTGCTCCGCTACGCCGGCGTGGGCGATTGTTCCGACGACGCTTGGTGGGCCACATCGCGGGCCGCCAAACGCTGCATGGGCGTCTGCCTCAAAGCCGACGCGGTGATCGCCACACGGGCTTCGGCCGAACAAACGCTGTTGAGTGCGGGGCTGTCGCGGAGTCGCATTCATCGTATCGATGACGGCTTTGTCCCCGGCCCGCCCAACGATCCCGCCGCCCGTGCGGCGGCTCGCAAGGCGCTGGCCAACGTCAACAGCGACCTGTTCGTGCCAGTCGATGGCAAGGTCCTACTAACCACCAATCGGATGGTCGCCGAGGGAGGTTTGGGGGACCTGGTAAAAGTCCTGCCCGAGCTGCTCGAGCGGCATCCTCAGCTGCGCGTGTGGCTGACCAATGACGGTGAACTGCGAGACGATTTTTTCGAATACCTGCGTGGCTGTGGCGTTCGCAGTCTGGTCAGTATGCCGGGTTCGTTTGGAGCGGTCGACGAATTGTTGTTGGCCAGCGACCTGTACGTACTGCCGCGGGACACCGATGGCCTGGAGTACTACTTTCCCCGGATCGTCGGGGCTGGTATCCCGGCGGCGGTAGTCGATACAGTGGAAACGCGTCGCCTGTTAGCGGAATCGTTTTCGCAGGCGGTGAGCTTCCCTCCCGACCACCCGGCAGCGATTCGCGACGCCCTGGAAACCCTGCTGAGCGATTATCCCCAAAGCCAAAAAACGGCACGCCACATCCGCCAGACGGCCTTGCAACACAGTTTTGGTGAATCCGTGGAGCAACATTTACGTTTATTTTGCCGCTTGACCGGGAAAACCTTGACCGGCAACTCGATGACTGCCGAGCCGCTACTGTGACCCGCCGACTTTGCCTCGTAATTCCGACGCTCGATCGTGGCGGCGCCGAAAAACAGCTGTGTCTGTTGGCCGCCGGGCTGCCCAAGGATCAATGGGATACCCACGTCGTGCTGCTGACCCGCGACGGTCCGCGGCGAGCGATGTTGGATGCCGCTGAAATTCCCGTGACGCTGATCGGCAAACGTTTTAAAGCCGACCCGACGGCTTACCTGCGGCTGAAACGGTACTTCCGCCAATTGCGGCCCGACATCGTGCACACTTGGATCTTCGCCGCCAACAGTTACGGCCGCGCCGCCGCGCATGCCGTCGGCGTGCCCACGATCATCGGCTCCGAACGCTGTGTGGACCTCTGGAAAACCAGCCGACACTTTGCCATCGACCGCTACCTCGCTCGCCGCAGTCAAGCGATCACGACCAACAGTTGCGGAGTCCGCGATTTCTATGCCCAACACGGCATCGCCGCCGAGCGTTTCCGCATCATCCCCAACGGCATCGAGCCCCAGAGCTATCCGGCGGTCAGCCGTGAAGAAGCCTGTCGCCGACTGGGTGTCGATGCCGACCGCCGACTCGTATTCGCCGTCGGTCGATTGTGGCCGCAAAAACGTTACCGGGATCTGATCTGGGGCGGCGAGATGCTGGGTCTGATGCGTGGCGACACGACGCTGGTAATCATCGGTGAAGGACCGCAGCGTTCCGAACTGATGCGTTATCGCGACGCGGTTACCAATTCGCAGCGAGTCAGCCTTGCCGGTCAGCGCAGCGATGTCGGCAGCCTGTTGCCGCACGCCGACGCGTTTTGGATCGGCAGCGAATACGAAGGGCAAAGCAATTCAGTGATGGAAGCCATGCAAGCCGGCTTACCTGTCGTAGCTTCGGACATTCCCGGCAATCGCGACTTGGTGCTCGATGAGCAGACGGGCTGGATCGTACCTCTGGGCGATGCGGCGGCCTTTGCACAAACCACCAACACGATCCTCAATGATGCCGATCTGGCCCACCGCATGGGACAAGCGGCGAAGCAACGAATCGCCACCGAGTTTACCGTGCAAAACATGCGGGATCGGCATCAGCAACTGTACAACGAATTAAGTTCCGGCAACTCTCCTTCCGGTAAATCCGAATCATGAAAATCCTGTTGACCAACGACGATGGCGTCTATGCACCCGGGCTGGCCGCGTTGGAAACCCAGCTGCGACATCTGGGCGAAGTGTTTGTCGCCGCACCGGCAACCGAACAAAGTGGCGTTGGGCACGCGATCACGTTCCTGACTCCGTTGGTCTGCAAGAAGGTCATGCGTCAGGACCGCAGCTGGGTCTGGGCCGTGGACGGTTCGCCGGCCGACAGCGTGAAATTGGCGATTGCCGAACTGTGCCCGTGGCGCCCCGACTTGGTGGTCAGCGGTATCAACAATGGTTTAAACGCGGGCATCAACGTGCTGTATAGCGGCACCGTGGCGGCGGCGATCGAGGGCGCGTTTTTTGGCATCACCAGTTGCGCGGTGTCTCTGGAATACAACCCCGAAGCGGACTTTCAAGCCGCCGCCGTGATCGCTCGCAATGTGATCGGGGGTATCGCAGCCCGCGAGGAAGCGGCCGGTGGATTGTTTAATATCAATATCCCCACCGCGGCCACCGAACGATCGGCCGAAGTCCGCGTGGTGCCGATGGGGCTGGCTCAGTACGGCGACCGCTACGAAAAACGCCAAGACCCCGGCGGACGCGACTATTACTGGGCGATTTGGAGCGAGCCGGAAACGCCGCCCGCCGAAGGCACCGACGTCACCGAGCTGCGCGATGGTCGCGTCACCGTGACGCCGCTGCAATTCGATCTCACCCGCCGCAAATTGGCCGCCCAAATGAACAACTGGAACCTCCGCAGCTGAGACGCCCTCGAAAGTAGCACGGGCCCAAAGTAGCATGGGCCCCTGGCCCGTGTAGGCGGACGTCGTCGGCACGGTGTTGCGCGGTCACACGGGCCGGGGCCCCATGCTACGGGGGCGCGGCGTTGCGCGGTCACACGGGCCGGGGACCCATGCTACGGAGGCGCTGTGTTGCGCGGTCACACGGGCCGGGGACCCATGCTACGGGGGTGCGCGGTTACGCGGGGCATCTCGGCATGGGTGTGTGGTGTGGTAGACTAGGATATACAGTGGCGATGTCGTGTTGCGGGGACGAACGCCCCACTGCTCCCATGCCTCTGACTCCCCCCACCCCGCCATAAAGGTGTTTGCCATGACCCCGGTCGAAAGCAACGAAACCGATCGCCCCCCTGTCTACACGGCAGCCGACGCGGGCGCGGATAGCATCCTCGTTGTGGATGACGCCTTCATGCTTCGCGACCGGCTGGCGGTTGCTTTCCAACAACGGGGGTTCCGCGTGGAAACCGCCGAAGACTACGACCAAGCCATCGGCGTGTTCTCCGCTCGGCCCACCGACCTGGCCGTGCTGGATCTGCGGATGCCCGGACGCAGCGGTCTGGATCTGCTGCAAAAAATCAAACAGCTGCGGCCGGCTACACGGGTGCTGATTCTGTCCGGCTTTGGCAGCATCGCCACGGGTATCGACGCCATTCGTTTGGGAGCCACCAACTTCATCAGCAAGCCCGCCGACGCGGACGACATCCTGGCCAAGTTTCTCCAGGGCGATGAACCGGGTCCGCTGCCACGTCCCGATGCTGAATTCCCGGCGCCCTCGCTGGCCCGCAGCGAGTGGGAACACATCCATCGCGTGTTGGCCGATTGTGGCAACAACATTTCGGAAGCCGCGCGGCGACTGGGCATCCACCGCCGCTCGCTGCAACGCAAACTGCGCAAACGAGCTCCAGAAGATCCCGGTCAACCGATGTAACGCAAACCCCGTAGCTGAACTCGCCGTAGCCGAACTCGCCAGAGTTTGGAGTTTAGTTGCCTTCCGCGACGACA from Roseimaritima ulvae includes these protein-coding regions:
- a CDS encoding glycosyltransferase family 4 protein; its protein translation is MGGLRTLMVTRRYWPQMGDDAACRLATLAAGLRRRGARPHIVAARYAASWPKDLSVRETPVHRPAPAPRSEWSMPRYTRALTNWLREQAPAFDLLYADAMREEGAMVVEVARRAGVPSVLRYAGVGDCSDDAWWATSRAAKRCMGVCLKADAVIATRASAEQTLLSAGLSRSRIHRIDDGFVPGPPNDPAARAAARKALANVNSDLFVPVDGKVLLTTNRMVAEGGLGDLVKVLPELLERHPQLRVWLTNDGELRDDFFEYLRGCGVRSLVSMPGSFGAVDELLLASDLYVLPRDTDGLEYYFPRIVGAGIPAAVVDTVETRRLLAESFSQAVSFPPDHPAAIRDALETLLSDYPQSQKTARHIRQTALQHSFGESVEQHLRLFCRLTGKTLTGNSMTAEPLL
- a CDS encoding vWA domain-containing protein, coding for MPTATSLESAALPPSAELPAMASEPSARPMLAVDAESESGMAAVDSDLGTGPGQGGDRFDEIVENAFLRVGEHPLSTFSIDVDTASYSKIRQFLLNNHRLPRADAVRIEELVNYFDYDYAGPSEDQSEPFATHVAVSQCPWNTEHRLTRIAIKGRTMQTDARPPSNLVFLIDSSGSMNRPNRLPLLQRALALLLKQLNQRDRVAVVAYAGSAGLVLDSTPASEADTILTSLNRLKAGGSTNGGEGLELAYAIAREHFVESGTNRILLCTDGDFNVGRTGTDQMLDLVERESKGGIELTVLGLGMGNFNDAMLEQISGRGNGNYAFIDTYNEARKVLVQQLSGTLVTIAKDVKIQVEFNPQEVAAYRLIGYENRILQSQDFNDDKKDAGEIGAGHSVTALYEIVPRGASTVDALASTDELKYQTPGEPSSAAESGELLTVKLRYKRPGEQDSVLQQWAVRDSQQTFAQADREFQFASAVAGFGMLLRDSPHAGNWTLDSVQEVAESALGDDPWGLRQEFVELVATARVLKSSH
- the surE gene encoding 5'/3'-nucleotidase SurE, which translates into the protein MKILLTNDDGVYAPGLAALETQLRHLGEVFVAAPATEQSGVGHAITFLTPLVCKKVMRQDRSWVWAVDGSPADSVKLAIAELCPWRPDLVVSGINNGLNAGINVLYSGTVAAAIEGAFFGITSCAVSLEYNPEADFQAAAVIARNVIGGIAAREEAAGGLFNINIPTAATERSAEVRVVPMGLAQYGDRYEKRQDPGGRDYYWAIWSEPETPPAEGTDVTELRDGRVTVTPLQFDLTRRKLAAQMNNWNLRS
- a CDS encoding response regulator transcription factor encodes the protein MTPVESNETDRPPVYTAADAGADSILVVDDAFMLRDRLAVAFQQRGFRVETAEDYDQAIGVFSARPTDLAVLDLRMPGRSGLDLLQKIKQLRPATRVLILSGFGSIATGIDAIRLGATNFISKPADADDILAKFLQGDEPGPLPRPDAEFPAPSLARSEWEHIHRVLADCGNNISEAARRLGIHRRSLQRKLRKRAPEDPGQPM
- a CDS encoding glycosyltransferase family 4 protein, with product MTRRLCLVIPTLDRGGAEKQLCLLAAGLPKDQWDTHVVLLTRDGPRRAMLDAAEIPVTLIGKRFKADPTAYLRLKRYFRQLRPDIVHTWIFAANSYGRAAAHAVGVPTIIGSERCVDLWKTSRHFAIDRYLARRSQAITTNSCGVRDFYAQHGIAAERFRIIPNGIEPQSYPAVSREEACRRLGVDADRRLVFAVGRLWPQKRYRDLIWGGEMLGLMRGDTTLVIIGEGPQRSELMRYRDAVTNSQRVSLAGQRSDVGSLLPHADAFWIGSEYEGQSNSVMEAMQAGLPVVASDIPGNRDLVLDEQTGWIVPLGDAAAFAQTTNTILNDADLAHRMGQAAKQRIATEFTVQNMRDRHQQLYNELSSGNSPSGKSES
- a CDS encoding GIY-YIG nuclease family protein; the encoded protein is MTYVGGRSKKQLRAEIQSTCPKLPGVYGMWDRKGQLIYVGKSKALRSRLLSYFSAANAEEKAGRIIAAARVIQWETQPSEFAALLREQHLIRTLTPRWNVQEIPKRQRPVYLCLGRPPAPYFFLARVPPKDSVACEGPFHGAGRMSRAVDALNKHFRLRDCSSQQTMHFSEQLSLFQLEHRPGCLRLEINTCLGPCAAGCSRGEYDRQVAAAKSFLEGLNAEILVQLQDSMQTAAERRQFELAAHARDSLQVLEYLHRKLLYLAEVRRTYSFVYSVPGYDGSGIWYLIRNGEIADRLVAPQCTKTFADARPELRRWAAELEGSDTATTGQASNGLYPHTLSLVARWFRKNKDEHQQTFLPSQAGHKYRSAKANPRRYTVVG
- a CDS encoding MBL fold metallo-hydrolase, which gives rise to MQLHCLGTSGYHPNEQRHTTCYAVPAAGLVLDAGTGMFRLAPLLQTDRLDILLSHAHLDHVVGLTFLLSVLHQRPVETVRVWGQRSKLQAIREHLFHESLFPVQLDVEWIALEDRVPELLGNGRVRWFPLQHPGGSVGYRIDWPDHSLAYVSDTTGDPIADYVSVIRGVDLLLHECNFRDKQVAWAEKTGHSWTNRVASVAQVAAVGQLALVHLNPLETGEDPVGLDSARAVFPNTVVAADKLVLDF
- the hpt gene encoding hypoxanthine phosphoribosyltransferase, which translates into the protein MRVLLNETQLLDGVRQLAAKIDEHYQGRPLTVVAVMTGSVVLFADLIRMLSMPLRVGVIQASSYRGGVKAGELAVDTDMLLDLQGRDVLLVDDIFDTGRTLERLTKIVQDRGAQSVQSAMLLRKQRTHDVPIRPDFVAFEIPDEFVVGYGLDYRDMYRNLPYLAILDEDEIARTSETHAAAKPIDPQAVASGNG